A DNA window from Brassica napus cultivar Da-Ae chromosome A4, Da-Ae, whole genome shotgun sequence contains the following coding sequences:
- the LOC106447940 gene encoding L-type lectin-domain containing receptor kinase S.4-like, protein METFVFIWLLFICFTHLASSITQDFSFVGFKNASPNLILSGVAGIADTGALRLTTDTSRMTGHAFYSSPIRFKPPGQNRTLSFSTSFVIVMVPEYVTLGGHGLAFAITSTPDLQNSLPSQYLGLWNSSRANFSSNFLAVEFDTVRDLDFDDINDNHVGIDINTLESSTSTPAGYFLPNSTKKELFLDSGRVFQAWVDYDSDKKRLDVKLSPISEKPTLSLLSYKVDLSSVFGDEMYVGFSASTGMLASSHYILGWNFNMGGEALSLSLPSLPRLPHPNKNKKSPGLILGVSLSCSLLIITVLVAAAMFFIKRAKDDDKVEEWELEFGPHRFAYRELKKATNGFGDKELLGSGGFGKVYKGKLQDSDEFVAVKRISHESRQGVREFMSEVSSIGHLRHRNLVQLLGWCRRRQDLLLVYDYMPNGSLDMYLFDENPKVILTWKQRFKIIKGVASGLLYLHEGWEQTVIHRDIKAANVLLDGEMNGRVGDFGLAKLYEHGSNPGATRVVGTFGYLAPELTKSGKLTTSTDVYAFGAVLLEVTCGRRPIETNALPEELVMVDWVWSRWQSGDIRGVVDRRLNGEFDEEEVVMVIKLGLLCSNNSPEVRPTMRQVVMYLEKQHPSPEVVPAPDFLDKNDSMCVDDGSGNVGEFEDFVDSARFLSRPHETTTSSIFSSADKTKTDRR, encoded by the coding sequence ATGGAGACCTTTGTCTTCATCTGGCTACTCTTCATCTGCTTCACACACTTGGCTTCATCCATAACTCAAGACTTCTCCTTCGTTGGCTTCAAAAACGCTTCTCCTAATCTAATCTTGTCCGGAGTTGCGGGGATAGCCGACACAGGAGCTCTCAGGCTCACAACAGACACAAGTCGCATGACCGGTCACGCCTTCTACTCCTCACCAATCCGGTTCAAGCCACCCGGTCAGAACCGAACTCTCTCCTTCTCCACCTCTTTTGTAATAGTCATGGTTCCAGAATACGTCACCCTTGGAGGCCACGGACTTGCCTTCGCCATCACGTCAACTCCAGATCTCCAAAATTCTCTTCCTAGCCAGTACCTAGGCCTTTGGAATTCAAGCCGAGCTAACTTCTCTAGCAACTTCTTAGCTGTGGAGTTTGATACCGTCAGAGACTTGGACTTTGATGATATCAATGATAACCATGTTGGCATCGATATAAACACTCTTGAATCAAGTACTTCAACTCCAGCTGGCTATTTTCTACCTAACTCAACCAAAAAGGAGCTTTTCTTAGACAGTGGTAGAGTGTTCCAAGCTTGGGTTGATTATGATTCAGACAAGAAAAGGTTAGATGTTAAGCTCTCTCCAATCTCCGAGAAACCAACGTTGTCTCTTCTCTCTTACAAAGTAGATCTGTCCTCTGTCTTTGGAGATGAGATGTATGTTGGTTTCTCTGCTTCGACCGGTATGCTAGCTAGTTCTCATTACATCTTAGGTTGGAACTTTAACATGGGTGGAGAAGCTTTGTCTCTGTCTTTGCCATCTCTCCCTCGGCTTCCACAtccaaacaagaacaagaagagcCCTGGCTTGATCCTTGGAGTGTCTCTCTCGTGTTCCCTGTTGATAATCACGGTTCTTGTCGCGGCAGcgatgttttttataaaaagggcAAAAGATGATGACAAAGTTGAAGAGTGGGAGCTTGAGTTTGGTCCGCATAGGTTCGCTTATAGAGAGCTGAAGAAAGCTACTAATGGTTTTGGGGACAAGGAGCTTCTCGGGTCTGGTGGATTTGGGAAAGTATACAAAGGAAAGCTTCAAGATTCAGACGAGTTTGTAGCTGTCAAGAGAATCTCTCACGAGTCAAGACAAGGTGTGCGAGAGTTCATGTCTGAGGTCTCAAGCATTGGTCACCTCAGGCATAGGAACCTTGTTCAGTTGCTAGGCTGGTGTCGAAGGAGACAAGATCTGCTTCTGGTATATGATTACATGCCTAATGGAAGCTTAGACATGTACTTGTTCGACGAAAACCCTAAAGTTATCTTGACGTGGAAGCAACGTTTCAAAATTATCAAAGGGGTTGCTTCTGGCTTACTTTACCTTCATGAAGGATGGGAACAAACGGTTATTCACCGCGATATTAAAGCCGCAAACGTTTTGCTAGACGGTGAAATGAACGGGCGGGTTGGAGATTTCGGTCTTGCTAAGTTATATGAGCATGGATCGAACCCGGGAGCTACAAGAGTGGTTGGTACGTTTGGGTACTTAGCACCAGAACTTACTAAATCAGGAAAGTTAACAACAAGCACTGATGTTTACGCGTTTGGAGCGGTTCTGTTAGAAGTAACTTGCGGGAGAAGACCTATAGAGACAAATGCTTTACCGGAAGAGCTTGTAATGGTTGATTGGGTTTGGTCAAGGTGGCAAAGTGGAGACATTAGAGGTGTTGTGGACAGGAGATTGAACGGTGAGTTTGATGAAGAGGAAGTGGTTATGGTTATCAAACTAGGGCTTCTATGTTCTAACAACTCCCCAGAGGTTAGGCCTACGATGAGACAAGTGGTTATGTATCTAGAGAAGCAGCATCCGTCCCCGGAAGTTGTCCCTGCGCCTGATTTTTTAGATAAGAATGATAGCATGTGTGTTGATGATGGAAGTGGTAATGTTGGAGAGTTTGAGGATTTTGTGGATTCAgctaggtttttaagtagaccGCATGAGACTACTACTTCGTCTATATTCTCATCCGCCGATAAAACTAAAACCGATCGGAGATGA